From a region of the Neobacillus niacini genome:
- a CDS encoding glycoside hydrolase family 2 TIM barrel-domain containing protein: MFKLMNKYKYSPPKNGYPEWNNNPEIFQLNRLDAHATLMPYRTVDEALKGDRTSSEFYQSLNGNWKFAFYENPKKRNQDFYKGDYDASEWDEIKVPSHWQLQGYDYPQYTNVRYPWEGKEDIKPPFAPTNYNPVGQYIRSFTISEDWKGKPVYINFQGVESAFYVWVNGEFVGYSEDTFTPAEFDLTPYLMDGENKLAVEVYRWCDASWLEDQDFWRMSGIFRDVYLYSTPEIHINDFFVTTELDQEYKDAKLKIEAKIKNAFEQTVNGYTVEAMLYDHEESPVLEDSLQIMVDMENQSLLSINASTYVSNPFKWSAESPYLYTLVLILKDESGIIKETESCKVGFRTFEIKDGLMKINGKRIVFKGVNRHEFASDKGRAVGYEDMVNDIKLMKQHNINAVRTSHYPNNPLWYELCDQYGLYVIDETNLETHGTWRYGQKDEGDAVPGSKVEWRENVLDRCNSMFQRDKNHPSIIIWSLGNESFGGDNFIKMHDFLKENDPTRIVHYEGIFHYRKSEAASDIESTMYVSPEGVKKYAEYAKYTDNPKPYILCEYSHAMGNSCGNLYKYTDLFEQYPIIQGGFIWDWKDQALETKTKDGVPYLAYGGDFGETPHDGNFSGNGLIFADGTISPKIIEVKKCYQNVRFTAVNLQEGLVDVVNNYLFTDLQKYELVWQLAENGLVIQKGTLEIRVEPCSTKTIKLAYSIPEGCKHSDEYILTVSLHLKNSTIWADKGHEVAFEQFVVPTVNAISESMHVNFPQTKVIQEDNYVTISGDCFNVIFNKGNGTLESYSFNGIPLLENGIGLNFWRAMTDNDRGNKLNERSSVWREAGKNKVLTSFLVDAKSTSATVVTTEFTLPATLSSCKIVYTIMGDGEITVDYQLEPGNDLSEIPEVGMLTTLDGRFDTITWYGKGPYENYWDKEKGAKIGIYSGKVKDQYVPYLRPQECGNKTGVRWALLTNQQGEGLKISGSPTVEVNALPYTPFELEEHDHGYKLPSSDKTVVRINYKQMGVGGDDSWGQKTHPEFTLFANRFYSYSFKIKGIIL; the protein is encoded by the coding sequence ATGTTTAAACTGATGAATAAATATAAATACTCTCCACCTAAAAATGGATATCCTGAGTGGAATAACAACCCCGAGATTTTTCAATTGAATCGATTGGATGCTCATGCAACATTAATGCCTTACAGGACAGTAGATGAGGCATTAAAAGGAGACCGAACTTCATCTGAATTTTATCAGTCGTTAAATGGAAATTGGAAGTTCGCATTTTATGAGAATCCTAAAAAAAGAAATCAGGACTTTTATAAGGGCGATTATGATGCTAGTGAGTGGGATGAAATCAAGGTGCCGTCACACTGGCAGTTACAAGGATATGATTATCCTCAATATACGAATGTTAGATATCCTTGGGAAGGAAAAGAAGATATAAAGCCGCCTTTTGCTCCGACAAACTATAATCCTGTTGGACAGTATATTCGTAGTTTCACGATTTCAGAGGATTGGAAGGGCAAACCGGTTTATATAAACTTTCAAGGAGTAGAATCAGCCTTTTATGTGTGGGTGAATGGAGAATTTGTCGGATATAGTGAAGATACCTTTACACCGGCCGAGTTTGATTTAACACCATACTTAATGGATGGCGAAAACAAGTTAGCGGTAGAGGTTTATCGTTGGTGTGATGCGAGCTGGTTAGAAGACCAGGATTTTTGGAGAATGAGTGGAATTTTTCGAGATGTCTATTTGTATTCTACTCCAGAAATTCATATAAATGATTTCTTTGTGACCACGGAATTGGATCAGGAATATAAGGACGCTAAATTGAAAATTGAAGCAAAAATCAAAAATGCATTTGAGCAGACAGTGAATGGCTATACGGTTGAAGCGATGCTCTATGACCATGAAGAAAGCCCTGTATTAGAAGACTCGCTTCAAATAATGGTTGATATGGAAAATCAATCCCTCCTTTCGATCAATGCTTCAACTTATGTAAGTAATCCTTTTAAATGGAGTGCAGAAAGTCCATACCTTTATACTCTAGTTTTGATTTTAAAAGATGAAAGCGGAATCATTAAAGAAACGGAAAGCTGTAAGGTAGGATTCCGAACATTTGAAATAAAAGATGGTCTCATGAAAATCAACGGCAAAAGAATTGTCTTCAAAGGTGTAAATCGACACGAGTTTGCATCCGATAAAGGGAGAGCTGTTGGTTATGAAGATATGGTTAATGATATAAAATTAATGAAGCAGCATAATATTAATGCCGTCCGTACTTCGCATTATCCGAATAATCCATTGTGGTACGAATTATGTGATCAATATGGATTGTATGTCATTGATGAAACAAATCTTGAAACCCACGGGACATGGAGGTATGGGCAGAAAGATGAAGGCGATGCGGTGCCGGGCAGCAAAGTGGAATGGCGGGAAAACGTCCTTGATCGTTGTAACTCAATGTTTCAACGAGATAAAAACCATCCTTCGATAATTATTTGGTCGCTTGGGAATGAATCGTTTGGCGGGGATAATTTTATAAAAATGCATGATTTTTTAAAGGAGAATGATCCTACTAGAATTGTTCATTATGAAGGAATTTTCCATTACCGAAAATCAGAAGCTGCTTCAGATATTGAAAGTACAATGTATGTAAGTCCTGAAGGTGTAAAGAAATATGCTGAATATGCTAAGTACACGGATAATCCGAAACCATACATCTTATGCGAATATAGTCATGCAATGGGGAATTCTTGTGGAAACCTTTACAAGTATACAGATTTATTTGAACAATACCCTATTATTCAGGGAGGATTTATTTGGGACTGGAAGGATCAAGCTTTGGAAACAAAGACCAAGGATGGTGTACCATACTTAGCTTATGGCGGTGACTTTGGAGAGACACCTCATGATGGGAATTTTTCAGGGAATGGTTTGATTTTTGCAGATGGTACGATATCACCAAAGATTATCGAGGTGAAAAAGTGCTATCAGAATGTCCGCTTTACTGCAGTTAATCTCCAAGAGGGACTTGTTGATGTAGTAAATAACTACCTGTTTACAGACCTTCAAAAGTACGAACTCGTATGGCAGCTAGCAGAAAATGGTTTGGTAATTCAAAAAGGCACCTTAGAAATAAGGGTAGAACCATGCTCCACAAAAACGATTAAATTAGCTTACTCTATTCCTGAAGGATGTAAACATTCTGATGAATACATTTTAACTGTTAGCCTGCATTTGAAAAATAGCACAATTTGGGCAGATAAAGGCCATGAAGTTGCTTTTGAACAATTTGTGGTTCCTACAGTTAATGCAATATCAGAAAGTATGCATGTCAATTTCCCACAAACAAAAGTAATTCAAGAAGACAATTATGTAACAATTAGTGGGGACTGCTTTAATGTTATTTTTAATAAAGGCAACGGAACCCTAGAGTCCTATAGTTTTAATGGCATCCCTTTACTCGAGAATGGCATAGGTCTAAATTTTTGGCGTGCGATGACAGATAATGACCGTGGAAATAAATTGAATGAACGCAGCTCTGTATGGAGAGAAGCTGGAAAGAATAAAGTTCTTACATCGTTTTTAGTTGATGCAAAGAGTACTTCGGCAACTGTAGTTACTACCGAATTCACATTGCCGGCAACACTGTCATCATGCAAGATTGTTTACACCATTATGGGTGATGGAGAAATAACAGTAGACTATCAGCTAGAACCAGGGAACGATCTTTCTGAGATACCAGAGGTTGGAATGCTGACAACACTAGATGGCAGATTTGATACCATCACTTGGTATGGAAAAGGCCCATATGAAAATTATTGGGATAAAGAGAAAGGCGCGAAAATTGGAATATATAGTGGTAAAGTAAAGGATCAATATGTACCATACCTAAGACCACAGGAATGCGGTAATAAAACAGGTGTAAGATGGGCATTGTTAACCAATCAGCAGGGGGAAGGATTAAAAATTTCTGGAAGCCCTACGGTCGAGGTGAATGCTTTACCATACACACCATTTGAGCTTGAAGAACATGATCACGGATATAAATTACCATCTAGCGATAAGACGGTAGTAAGGATTAATTATAAACAAATGGGCGTAGGCGGAGATGACAGCTGGGGACAAAAAACACATCCTGAATTCACACTCTTTGCAAATCGATTCTACTCTTATTCTTTTAAAATTAAGGGGATTATACTATAA
- a CDS encoding LacI family DNA-binding transcriptional regulator, producing MKKENITIYDIAKEANVSPATVSRVLTGNAKVRPQTMRKIVDVIEKYNFRPNSLARSLLHKQSKTIGFILPDINHPFFSTLVQKSEAFALELGYTTFLCNTMNNSENESKYLQSLVEKQVDGIIYLGGRINDTDTDQEYAEEMKKVMERVPVVFVNGQMSGVDAHIVRTDEESGVEMLVELLVNLNHKKIGFLGGLEGISSTDVKKNTFVNVMENKGLGVNKGWVLDAGFSIESGEEVAAKFLSLKERPTAVICANDLVAIGVIKVLTKFGLKVPDDVSVVGFDDIYLAKHFPPGITTISQNYDQLGQTAIKVLVDLINEKEAKKETVIPTSLVLRDSCKIFSEK from the coding sequence ATGAAAAAGGAAAATATAACAATATATGACATTGCTAAAGAAGCTAATGTATCTCCAGCTACAGTTTCAAGAGTCTTAACCGGAAATGCAAAAGTCCGTCCACAGACAATGCGGAAAATAGTTGATGTGATTGAAAAATATAACTTTAGACCAAATAGTTTAGCAAGAAGCTTATTACATAAGCAATCGAAAACCATCGGATTTATCTTACCGGACATAAATCACCCATTTTTTTCTACACTGGTTCAAAAAAGTGAAGCTTTTGCATTGGAATTAGGATATACAACATTTTTGTGTAATACGATGAACAACTCAGAAAATGAATCTAAATACTTGCAAAGTTTAGTAGAAAAACAGGTGGATGGGATTATTTATCTTGGCGGTAGAATTAATGACACCGACACCGATCAGGAATACGCTGAGGAAATGAAGAAAGTAATGGAAAGAGTTCCAGTTGTTTTTGTTAATGGTCAAATGTCGGGGGTAGATGCCCATATTGTTAGAACGGATGAAGAATCTGGGGTTGAAATGCTTGTTGAACTACTAGTAAACCTAAATCATAAAAAGATTGGCTTTCTTGGCGGATTAGAAGGGATCAGTTCAACGGATGTAAAAAAGAATACATTCGTTAATGTGATGGAAAATAAAGGACTAGGTGTCAATAAAGGTTGGGTTTTGGATGCCGGGTTTAGTATTGAATCTGGTGAAGAAGTTGCTGCAAAATTCCTCTCTTTAAAAGAAAGGCCTACTGCGGTGATCTGTGCGAACGATTTAGTAGCAATTGGCGTAATAAAGGTCCTTACCAAATTTGGGTTAAAGGTTCCAGATGATGTTTCAGTTGTTGGGTTTGATGACATTTATTTGGCAAAGCATTTCCCTCCAGGTATTACGACTATAAGTCAGAATTATGATCAATTGGGTCAAACCGCTATTAAGGTACTAGTAGATTTAATTAATGAGAAAGAAGCAAAGAAAGAAACGGTTATTCCAACATCACTCGTACTAAGAGATTCTTGTAAAATATTTTCAGAAAAATGA
- a CDS encoding helix-turn-helix domain-containing protein, producing MAKYSEEFKLKLVKEYQDGKLGYILLAKKYDMKDSTPIRRWVKVYEKFGVEGLKRKKHRETYSVQFKLDVLSFMKRTGSSETDTALVFGITNAPMIAAWKRALLEGGTEALDRPKGRPSMSDKTKKNKKNKHIEDKELTYEQKLERENELLRLEVEYLKKLRAFQMDPKGYLEKHKQHYHSNLKKPSNQKMFYK from the coding sequence ATGGCCAAATATAGTGAAGAATTTAAGTTAAAGTTAGTCAAGGAATATCAAGATGGGAAATTAGGATATATTCTTTTAGCTAAAAAGTATGACATGAAAGACAGTACTCCGATTAGGAGATGGGTAAAGGTATACGAGAAATTTGGTGTGGAAGGTTTAAAGAGGAAGAAACATAGAGAAACATATTCTGTTCAATTCAAGCTAGATGTATTAAGCTTTATGAAGAGAACAGGTTCTTCAGAAACTGATACAGCCCTTGTATTTGGCATAACTAACGCTCCTATGATTGCAGCTTGGAAAAGGGCTCTTCTGGAGGGTGGTACTGAAGCCCTGGATAGACCGAAAGGACGGCCATCCATGTCTGATAAAACTAAAAAAAACAAAAAGAATAAACACATTGAAGATAAGGAATTAACGTACGAACAAAAGTTAGAAAGAGAAAACGAACTTCTTCGTTTAGAGGTAGAATATTTAAAAAAGTTGCGAGCTTTTCAGATGGATCCGAAGGGCTATCTCGAAAAGCACAAGCAGCATTATCATTCGAACTTAAAGAAACCTTCAAACCAAAAGATGTTTTACAAATAG
- a CDS encoding IS3 family transposase, translated as MFKKVASFSDGSEGLSRKAQAALSFELKETFKPKDVLQIVGIPESTYHYHIKMMNKENPDQELEELIQSIFEEHNGNYGYRRIQLELENRGYEVNHKKVQRIMNELGLKGDKFKLKSRKYSSYKGTTGTVAKNLINRRFKTNVCHQKLTTDITEFKCSDGIKLYLNPIMDMFNSEILSFGIGMRPTLDLALTPLEEALEIVKDSKFRTTVHSDQGWHYQHNKWVKTLKKNKVFQSMSRKGNCLDNSPMENFFGLLKQEMYYGEALCSYEELKKRIEEYISYYNNKRIKQKLAGMSPVQYRVHTSQLAA; from the coding sequence ATATTTAAAAAAGTTGCGAGCTTTTCAGATGGATCCGAAGGGCTATCTCGAAAAGCACAAGCAGCATTATCATTCGAACTTAAAGAAACCTTCAAACCAAAAGATGTTTTACAAATAGTCGGCATTCCTGAATCCACCTACCATTATCATATAAAAATGATGAATAAGGAGAATCCAGACCAGGAGTTGGAGGAACTTATTCAATCCATTTTCGAAGAACATAACGGAAATTATGGTTATCGTCGTATTCAATTAGAATTAGAAAACCGTGGGTATGAAGTGAATCATAAGAAGGTGCAACGCATCATGAACGAGCTTGGGCTCAAGGGAGATAAATTCAAATTAAAATCACGCAAGTACAGTTCATACAAGGGTACAACTGGAACTGTTGCCAAGAACCTTATCAATCGCCGCTTTAAAACGAATGTGTGTCATCAAAAACTAACAACAGATATTACAGAATTTAAGTGTTCAGACGGTATTAAGCTATATTTAAATCCAATTATGGATATGTTCAATAGTGAAATTCTTTCTTTTGGTATAGGTATGCGTCCAACCTTAGATTTAGCTCTCACCCCCCTCGAGGAAGCACTAGAAATAGTAAAAGATTCAAAGTTTAGAACTACTGTACATTCTGATCAAGGATGGCATTATCAACATAATAAATGGGTGAAAACCCTTAAGAAAAACAAGGTGTTCCAGAGTATGTCTCGTAAAGGAAACTGTTTAGATAATTCGCCAATGGAGAACTTTTTCGGATTACTAAAACAAGAAATGTATTACGGGGAAGCACTATGCTCATATGAGGAATTAAAAAAGAGAATTGAAGAATATATCAGTTATTATAATAACAAGCGTATAAAGCAAAAATTGGCAGGTATGAGCCCGGTTCAATACCGGGTCCATACTAGCCAATTAGCTGCTTAA
- a CDS encoding beta-galactosidase, producing the protein MVKKLVEDKIKLGVCYYPEHWSEELWDDDYRRMKELGFTYVRMGEFAWTIFEPEEGVFSFELFDRAVAKAHEYGLKVVMGTPTATPPAWLTHKYPEVLNVTQDGISYQHGARRHYNYNSETYQRLSSIIVTKMVKHYKDHPAIVGWQIDNELNCEMDVFYSEADHKAFREWAKAKYETLDNLNQAWGTVFWNQTYTSWDQVYLTRKTVPNSPNPHHMLDEKRFISDSAISFAKVQADILREHAPNQWVTTNGMFNHLDNHKLTNELLDFFAYDSYPNFGRVIEDKTEKPLRDRKWSWNLSIVRSISQNFAIFEQQSGPGGWVTRMEQPSPKPGQLRLWTYQSIAHGADMVMYFRWRTATKGTEIYWHGINDYHNLPNRRVKEVGKVSKEIQLIEDKVVGSSYKAEVALVTSYDNEWDGEFDKWYGPYASKSKDAWIKAFQYNHVPADAVYLRNETTINELKKYKVLVYPHPAIVTKQQAELFKEYVKEGGKIIFGCRSGYKDETGQTYMKAFPGYLADLVGVTVEDFTRVAPFEEVPCINFKGENVLEANDFNEILHLQSDDVEVIGTYTCAYFEGKPALVKRNDGLGSSYYFGGVFNLEHTSLLLKELELNNYQDQFELPQEIELAIRHKDGIEYTFLLNYSERPQEIVVKKEFRNILTGNMVTNKHTLNPYDVLILES; encoded by the coding sequence ATGGTGAAAAAATTAGTAGAAGATAAGATAAAGTTAGGTGTCTGTTACTATCCAGAGCATTGGTCTGAGGAACTATGGGACGATGATTACAGACGAATGAAAGAGTTAGGCTTTACATACGTTCGGATGGGTGAATTTGCCTGGACGATCTTTGAACCGGAAGAAGGCGTATTTTCGTTTGAATTATTTGATCGGGCTGTAGCCAAGGCCCACGAATACGGATTAAAAGTGGTCATGGGGACACCAACTGCAACACCTCCTGCCTGGTTGACACATAAGTATCCTGAAGTACTCAACGTTACACAAGATGGTATTTCGTATCAACATGGTGCACGCCGCCACTATAATTACAACTCTGAAACCTATCAAAGGTTATCTTCTATTATTGTCACTAAAATGGTTAAGCATTATAAGGACCATCCGGCTATCGTAGGATGGCAGATTGATAACGAATTAAATTGTGAAATGGATGTTTTTTACTCCGAAGCCGATCACAAAGCATTCAGGGAATGGGCAAAAGCAAAATATGAAACGTTAGATAACTTAAATCAGGCATGGGGCACTGTGTTTTGGAATCAAACATATACGAGTTGGGATCAAGTCTACTTAACTCGTAAAACTGTTCCAAATTCACCGAACCCTCATCATATGTTAGATGAAAAACGATTTATTTCCGATAGTGCTATTTCCTTTGCAAAGGTACAAGCAGATATTCTGCGTGAACATGCACCGAATCAGTGGGTTACAACCAACGGGATGTTTAATCATTTAGATAATCACAAACTGACCAATGAATTACTCGATTTCTTTGCATATGATTCCTACCCGAACTTTGGAAGAGTAATTGAAGATAAAACTGAAAAACCATTGCGCGACCGGAAATGGAGCTGGAATTTAAGTATTGTCAGGAGTATTTCCCAGAACTTTGCAATTTTTGAACAGCAATCTGGTCCTGGCGGCTGGGTAACGAGGATGGAGCAGCCTTCACCAAAGCCTGGCCAGCTTCGGCTATGGACCTACCAATCTATTGCTCATGGCGCAGATATGGTGATGTATTTTAGATGGAGAACTGCTACAAAAGGCACAGAAATATACTGGCATGGCATCAATGACTACCATAATCTCCCAAACCGCCGCGTTAAGGAGGTTGGCAAGGTAAGCAAAGAAATTCAGTTAATTGAAGATAAAGTTGTCGGCTCCTCCTATAAAGCTGAGGTAGCTCTTGTAACAAGCTATGATAATGAATGGGACGGAGAATTTGATAAATGGTATGGACCGTATGCATCAAAAAGTAAAGATGCATGGATTAAAGCCTTTCAATATAACCATGTACCCGCAGATGCTGTTTACTTAAGGAATGAAACTACTATAAATGAATTAAAGAAATACAAAGTACTAGTTTATCCTCATCCAGCCATTGTAACGAAACAACAAGCTGAATTATTTAAAGAATACGTTAAAGAAGGCGGAAAAATCATTTTTGGATGTCGTTCTGGTTATAAGGATGAAACCGGGCAAACGTATATGAAGGCATTCCCTGGGTATCTGGCTGATTTAGTAGGAGTGACCGTAGAAGATTTCACGAGAGTTGCTCCATTTGAAGAGGTACCTTGTATAAACTTCAAAGGAGAAAATGTTCTGGAAGCGAATGATTTTAACGAAATTCTACATCTACAATCTGATGATGTAGAGGTTATAGGCACGTATACCTGTGCGTATTTTGAAGGTAAGCCAGCCTTAGTAAAACGAAACGATGGATTAGGCAGCAGCTATTATTTTGGCGGAGTATTTAATTTAGAGCATACATCCTTACTATTGAAGGAATTAGAACTAAATAACTATCAAGATCAATTTGAGTTGCCACAGGAGATCGAATTAGCTATTCGACATAAAGATGGAATAGAGTACACATTCTTATTAAATTATTCTGAACGACCGCAAGAGATTGTTGTTAAAAAAGAGTTCAGAAATATACTAACAGGAAATATGGTTACAAATAAACATACTTTAAATCCTTATGATGTTTTGATACTAGAATCATAA
- a CDS encoding ABC transporter ATP-binding protein encodes MKSPHGKGGRGEKPKDFKNTMRKLISYCKVYLPAIIIALILAMAGAVFNIIGPDLLSEITDIITEGMMSSIDLDAVVNVATLLAFLYGLGFLFNYFQGFIMATVTQRVSKNLRSDLSTKINRLPLKYFDSTSTGDVLSRVTNDVDMIGQTMNQSLSTLVSAITMFLGSLIMMFYTNWIMAIAAIVSTIVGFGLMTFIISKSQRYFAQQQKELGKLNGHIEEIYSGHNVVKVYNGEKEARETFHEINTRLYNSAWKSQFMSGLMMPLMMFVGNFGFVVVCIVGAVLAVNNMISFGVIVAFMLYIRLFTQPLTQLAQAATNLQSTAAASERVFEFLAEEELANENDKRELLETAIGDVEFRNVCFGYSQDKMVINNFSAIAKAGEKVAIVGPTGAGKTTLVNLLMRFYELNGGEILIDGVPIKTLTRENIHDLFSMVLQDTWLFEGSIRENIVYSRHGVSDEEVVAACKSVGLHHFIKTLPKGYDTILDDKANLSAGQKQLITIARAMVDNKPLLILDEATSSVDTRTEVLIQQAMDKLTVGKTSFVIAHRLSTIKNADLILVMKDGDIIESGNHEELLSKNGFYAELYNSQFEEAS; translated from the coding sequence ATGAAATCTCCCCATGGAAAAGGGGGGCGTGGAGAAAAACCTAAAGATTTTAAGAATACGATGAGGAAACTCATCTCCTATTGTAAGGTATATTTACCAGCTATTATCATAGCATTGATTCTTGCAATGGCAGGTGCCGTTTTCAATATTATTGGGCCAGATCTACTTAGTGAGATTACGGATATAATTACAGAAGGAATGATGTCTAGCATTGATCTTGACGCAGTGGTTAATGTGGCAACCCTTCTTGCATTTCTTTATGGATTAGGATTTTTGTTTAACTATTTTCAAGGATTTATCATGGCTACGGTCACGCAGCGTGTTTCAAAAAATTTGCGATCCGATCTATCAACCAAAATTAATCGTTTACCATTAAAATACTTTGACTCTACAAGTACCGGGGATGTTCTTAGTCGTGTTACGAATGATGTAGATATGATTGGGCAAACGATGAACCAGAGCTTAAGTACACTTGTTTCAGCCATAACCATGTTCCTCGGCTCCCTAATCATGATGTTCTACACCAATTGGATCATGGCGATTGCTGCAATAGTATCTACTATTGTAGGGTTTGGATTGATGACCTTCATTATCTCGAAGTCACAAAGATACTTTGCTCAGCAGCAAAAAGAGCTAGGAAAATTGAATGGTCATATTGAAGAAATTTATTCAGGACACAATGTTGTGAAAGTTTATAACGGAGAAAAAGAAGCAAGGGAGACCTTCCATGAGATTAACACAAGACTATATAATAGCGCTTGGAAATCGCAATTCATGTCAGGACTTATGATGCCATTAATGATGTTTGTTGGAAATTTTGGATTTGTGGTTGTTTGTATTGTTGGGGCAGTTCTTGCCGTGAATAATATGATTTCATTTGGTGTGATTGTTGCCTTCATGCTCTATATCCGTCTATTTACGCAGCCTCTTACACAGCTTGCTCAAGCAGCTACCAACCTGCAATCTACAGCAGCTGCTAGTGAACGTGTTTTTGAATTTCTCGCAGAAGAAGAGCTTGCTAATGAAAATGATAAGAGAGAATTGCTTGAAACAGCAATCGGTGATGTCGAATTTAGAAATGTATGTTTTGGCTATAGTCAAGATAAAATGGTTATCAACAACTTTTCAGCAATTGCTAAGGCAGGTGAAAAAGTGGCGATTGTCGGACCAACAGGTGCTGGTAAGACAACATTGGTTAACCTGCTAATGCGTTTCTATGAATTAAATGGTGGAGAAATATTAATAGACGGTGTTCCCATTAAAACACTCACGCGGGAAAATATTCATGATCTATTTAGTATGGTTCTACAAGACACATGGTTGTTTGAAGGAAGTATTCGTGAAAATATTGTCTATTCGAGGCATGGGGTAAGTGATGAAGAAGTAGTGGCGGCATGTAAATCAGTTGGTCTGCACCACTTTATTAAAACCCTGCCAAAGGGATATGATACGATTCTCGACGATAAAGCAAATCTTTCTGCTGGTCAAAAACAACTTATTACCATTGCGCGAGCAATGGTTGATAATAAACCATTACTGATTTTAGATGAGGCGACAAGTTCGGTGGATACTCGAACAGAAGTATTGATTCAACAAGCCATGGATAAATTGACCGTTGGCAAAACATCATTCGTCATTGCCCACAGACTTTCTACGATTAAAAATGCAGATTTAATCCTGGTTATGAAGGATGGAGACATAATCGAAAGTGGAAATCATGAAGAATTACTTTCGAAAAATGGTTTTTATGCTGAGCTTTACAATAGTCAGTTTGAAGAAGCTTCGTAA